In Herbaspirillum sp. WKF16, one genomic interval encodes:
- a CDS encoding RNA polymerase sigma factor FliA, translating to MYNVKGKTGKNDLLQLHAPLVKKLAHQLKAKLPPSVEVDDLIQAGMMGLLDAVNRYEETHGAQFETYAVQRIRGAMLDELRSSDWLPRSIRQNARKVEEALQSLLQQLGRPPQENEVAQHMKMSLVEYQALLTECGGHQLIYYEDFHDDDGGHEHFLDRYQSSAGSDDPLQNLINGGFREAVVESIRALPEREQILMGLYYEQEMNLKEIGAVMGVSESRVCQLHSQAISRMRSYLREHSWTGVA from the coding sequence ATGTATAACGTCAAGGGAAAAACAGGCAAGAATGATTTGTTGCAGCTGCATGCGCCGCTGGTCAAGAAGCTGGCGCATCAGCTGAAGGCAAAATTGCCCCCTAGCGTCGAGGTGGATGACCTGATTCAGGCTGGCATGATGGGCTTGCTGGATGCCGTCAATCGTTACGAGGAAACCCACGGCGCCCAGTTTGAAACCTACGCCGTGCAGCGCATCCGCGGCGCCATGCTGGATGAGCTGCGCAGCAGCGACTGGCTGCCGCGCAGCATCCGCCAGAATGCGCGCAAGGTGGAAGAGGCCTTGCAATCGCTGCTGCAGCAGCTGGGGCGCCCGCCCCAGGAAAACGAAGTGGCCCAGCACATGAAGATGAGCCTGGTCGAGTACCAGGCCCTGCTCACCGAGTGCGGCGGCCACCAGCTGATCTATTACGAGGACTTCCACGACGACGATGGCGGACACGAGCATTTTCTCGATCGCTATCAGTCCAGCGCCGGCTCGGATGATCCGCTGCAGAACCTGATCAATGGCGGTTTTCGCGAGGCGGTGGTGGAGTCCATCCGCGCCTTGCCGGAGCGCGAGCAGATCCTGATGGGTTTGTACTATGAGCAGGAGATGAACCTGAAGGAAATCGGCGCCGTGATGGGGGTGTCGGAGTCGCGCGTGTGCCAGCTGCACAGCCAGGCGATTTCGCGCATGCGCTCCTATCTGCGCGAGCACTCCTGGACGGGGGTGGCGTGA
- a CDS encoding flagella synthesis protein FlgN, producing MSNPASSLPQEKAALVRLVEKLRQEQALLAETSAEGVTDIISEKASLVAEMTTLAGNRHQLLASIGYTEDEAGMQRWMNEQGSDADKDIWADLFELAQDAKEVNRVNGILIGKKLSVNQGALTILQGKTGTGNFYGPDGQNSIKSSGRRLGVV from the coding sequence ATGAGCAATCCCGCAAGCAGTCTCCCCCAGGAAAAGGCGGCATTGGTTCGCCTGGTCGAAAAGCTCCGCCAGGAGCAGGCCTTGTTGGCGGAAACCTCGGCCGAAGGCGTAACCGACATCATCTCCGAAAAAGCCTCGCTGGTTGCCGAAATGACCACACTGGCCGGCAATCGCCACCAGCTCCTGGCCAGCATCGGCTATACCGAGGACGAAGCCGGCATGCAACGCTGGATGAATGAGCAAGGTTCGGATGCCGACAAGGATATCTGGGCCGACCTGTTCGAACTGGCCCAGGACGCCAAGGAAGTCAATCGCGTCAACGGCATCCTGATCGGCAAGAAGCTGTCGGTCAACCAGGGCGCCCTGACCATCCTGCAAGGCAAGACCGGCACCGGCAACTTCTACGGCCCCGACGGCCAGAACAGCATCAAGTCCAGCGGCCGACGGCTCGGCGTAGTCTGA
- a CDS encoding MinD/ParA family ATP-binding protein: protein MLERPVPRLFTFFSVLGEEDKSATLINLAASISQSGHNVLVVDGGVASSGLLTRIGLRHDVATLQEVAQKERSMHEAMRLLPEGFSMARIARRTVPSAANPQAGRLAEIFDALIEQAEITLVNGVLADDQSLPVSTMEMGEIIIQVSTTASSIKAAYVLLKSLSDRLGRRPFSLIVNDATEAEAQTVYANMAQAASRYLAAQLNFLGSIPADEHIRRACGQGRAVMDVFPFAGATIAFHRLAKRFVAPEAARSTYGMATDGASLGV from the coding sequence ATGCTGGAGCGTCCGGTGCCGCGCCTGTTCACCTTCTTTTCCGTTCTCGGCGAGGAAGACAAGAGCGCCACGCTGATCAACCTGGCGGCGTCGATCTCGCAGTCGGGTCACAACGTGCTGGTGGTCGATGGCGGAGTCGCCTCGTCCGGCCTGCTCACTCGCATCGGGCTGCGCCACGATGTCGCCACCCTGCAGGAAGTTGCGCAAAAAGAACGCTCCATGCACGAGGCCATGCGGCTGTTGCCTGAAGGCTTCTCGATGGCGCGCATCGCCCGCCGCACCGTACCTTCGGCCGCCAATCCCCAGGCCGGCCGGTTGGCCGAGATCTTTGACGCCCTGATTGAACAAGCTGAAATTACGCTGGTCAACGGAGTATTGGCGGACGACCAGTCGCTGCCGGTGTCGACCATGGAAATGGGCGAAATCATCATCCAGGTCTCGACGACAGCCTCATCCATCAAGGCGGCCTACGTGCTGCTGAAGAGCTTGAGCGACCGGCTCGGTCGTCGTCCCTTCAGCCTCATCGTCAACGACGCCACCGAGGCGGAGGCGCAAACGGTGTATGCGAACATGGCGCAGGCTGCCAGCCGTTATCTGGCGGCGCAATTGAATTTCCTCGGATCGATTCCTGCCGATGAGCATATTCGGCGGGCTTGCGGCCAAGGCAGGGCGGTGATGGACGTGTTCCCGTTCGCGGGCGCTACCATTGCCTTCCACCGCCTGGCCAAACGTTTTGTAGCGCCGGAAGCGGCGCGCAGCACTTACGGCATGGCAACCGATGGTGCGAGTCTCGGAGTGTGA
- the flgM gene encoding flagellar biosynthesis anti-sigma factor FlgM, whose product MNVNDALKSAAGRTTEQTPAQPRNGAQAGATAGNSAAATAAASDSVRLSSTYQTLETKASGSNGSFDAKKVAEIKAAIANGTFQVDPEKVATGLLDTVKTLISARKA is encoded by the coding sequence GTGAACGTTAATGACGCCCTGAAATCCGCCGCCGGACGCACTACCGAGCAGACCCCGGCACAGCCGCGCAATGGCGCCCAAGCCGGTGCAACGGCCGGCAACTCCGCGGCCGCAACGGCAGCCGCATCGGACAGCGTGCGCCTCTCGTCGACTTACCAGACGCTCGAAACCAAGGCCAGCGGCAGCAACGGCAGCTTCGACGCGAAGAAAGTTGCCGAGATCAAGGCCGCCATCGCCAACGGCACCTTCCAGGTTGATCCCGAGAAAGTCGCGACCGGCCTGCTCGATACCGTCAAGACGCTGATCAGCGCGCGCAAGGCCTGA